AGCGCTCGACCGTCGCCAATCCCGACAATCTTCCCGTCGTGACGTATCTCGTCGGCGAATTGTACCGAAGGCTCGAGGATAAGTCGCAAGCCCGCGAGTGGCTGAACAGCGTCGAAGAAGTTCTCATCGACCAGGACCAGCAGTGGCTTCTCGAACTCGCAAAGAAGCAGGCCGAGTTGAACGAACATTTCATCAATTAGCGCCGGTATACGATCATGGAACGAACGGGGTTGAAAAACCCCGTTTTTTTCTCTCATCAGAACCACGCATCGTTCCGATAGCAGGGAACCGGGAGAGATTGCAGCATGCGCGTTCTTCTCGTTTCTGACATTCACTCGAACATCGAAGCTCTTACGGCAGTCATCGAAGCAGCAGACTTGTCGCGGTTCGACGCGGTCTGGTGCGCCGGCGACGTGACGGGGTACGGCCCGAACCCGGATGAATGCGTCAAATTCTTCTCGGGCCTTCCCAACCTAAAAATCGTCCTGGGAAACCATGATTCGGTCATCTCGAAAGTCTCCGCGCCGATCGGATTCAATCCCAACGCGATCAATGCGGCACTGAAGAACATCGAGTCGATCACTCCCGAGTCGCAGCAATGGCTCGCCGAGCTCGAGCCTTCCCTTCGTATCGATCCGGAAATGATCCTCGTTCACGGGAGTCCTCTCGACCCGGATGAGTATCTTCTGTCTCTCGAACTCGCGATTCCCTCGCTTTCCTCGATGGCGAAGTCCGGCATCCGCGTGGGCATGTTCGGGCATACGCACATGCCCGCCGTCTACGCCTACGACAAAGCGAACGATCAGTATTCCGAGGAGTCCGTCAAGGCCGACAAGGATATAGAACTTCGTATTTCAAGCGAATTCGTCTATCTCGTCAATCCCGGGTCCGTCGGGCAGCCCCGAGACGGCGACCCCCGGGCGTCTTTCATGGAACTCGAAATTCACGAAACCCGCATCATCGTGCGGAACAGGCGCGTCTACTACAAGATCGCCTCGTGCCAGGAGAAAATGCGCGAGAGGAAGTATCCGGAGGTTCTCATCAACCGGCTGAACTACGGATGCTGAAACGCCGTTCGGAATATCATCCGGCGTATATAGCTAACGGAGTATATTCGTGATCAAGGCAAGAGTGAAATATGCGGATGAAAAAGGCCGCATGCAGGAGTTCGTGCGCGAGGTCGAGTCGATCGAGGAGTTGCGCACGGCCCTGACAGATCACGGATGTTACGTCCTGCGCATCGACGAGGAGCCGAAAAGCTGGACGGAGCATCTTTCAGAAATCCTGCAATTGAGGCGCGGCGTCGGCATCCGCGAACTCATGGAGTTCACTCGCCTGCTGCGCACGCTCATCAAATCGGGCCTTCCTCTGAAAGAGGCGCTTGATCTTCTCGTCGAGGACGCTCCTCCCGGGGCTCTCTCGAGCGCCGTCAGGGCCGTCAGTCGAGACGTCGGAGAAGGGGTCTCATTCAGCCAGGCGCTCGCCAGGCATCCGCACGTTTTTCCGGACATTTTCGTGAAAACGGTCGTCGCCGGCGTCGCCGCGGGCGCGCTCGAGAGCGTGCTCGATCGGATGTCGTCGTATTATGCCGGAATTCTCGAGATCCGGGGCAAGATCTTCAACGCCCTCATCTACCCGGCCGTGCTGCTGCTGGTCTCAATCGCGGCCGTCGCCTTCATGATGGTGAAGGTGGTTCCAGAGTTCACGGACCTGTTCCGGAATCTCGACGTGCCGCTTCCCCCCTTCACGCAGTTCGTGCTGGGGGCGTCCGGTCTTCTGGCCGAATGGTTCTGGCTCGTCATCGTCGCGGTCGTCGTGCTGTTCGTCTCGTTCCGGAAATATACCGCCACGGCCGTCGGGAGAACGCACGTCGACGGCCTGAAACTGTCCGTTCCGATGATCGGAACTCTCGAGGAAAAAATGGGCTTCAGCCAGTTCGCTCGAACGCTCGCGACGATGGTAGAGGGGGGCATCCCGCTCCTGCAGAGCCTTTCGGTCGTAATCGACAGCCTGGAAAACCGGGCCCTCGCCCTGAGGCTTTCAAATATACCTGAATCTATTGAGCGCGGCGACAGCTTCGCGCAGGCACTCAAATCGATCCCACAGGTTCCGCGCATGGTGCCCCGCATCGTCAAGGTCGGCGAGGAGTCGGGCAATCTCGGGGAGATGCTCAACGGGCTTGCGGACCATTACGACGAGGAAATCGACAATCTCACCTCGTCGCTGACGAGGCTGATCGAGCCCCTGCTTTTCCTGCTGATGGCCGTCGTCATCGGCTCCATCATCGTCGCCCTTCTGCTGCCGGTTCTGACCGCCGCGACGAACATCCGCTGACCACGGGAGAGGAAAGAATGGACCATATCCGACAGTTTCTCCTTGACCATCATCTGATCGGGAAGGACGCTCTTGCGAAACTTGAAGATCGCGCACATCGCGAGAACAAAGCTCTTTCCGATCTCGTCGCCGAGGATGCGTCCGTCGATCAAAAAGCCCTTCATCGCGCTTTCGTCAAGCTGTTCATGAAGAAACCACCGTTCGAGATTCTTCTCGAAATGAATCTGATCACCCCGGACCAGCTCCGAAAGATAGAAGAGGAGTTCGGGGCGCCTCCGGCCGACCTCGGCCGCATTCTTCTCGAACGGAAACTCATCACCGAGGAGCAGTATGCCCAGGCCGTCGCCCGCGAACTCAGCCTCGAATACGTCGATCTGACGAACTACAAGATCGACGACGACCTGTTCAACAGCGTCGACGTCGCCCTGATGCGCACCTACTCGTTCATCCCGGACTCCCGGAACGACAAGGAGTTCGTGCTCATCATGTCCGACCCCGGAAACGTCGACGCGATCGAGGAGCTCGAGGTAAAACTCGGCCTGCCGATCCTTCCGAAGGTCGCATCGCTTCACGCGATCCAGAAGCAGTTATCGCTGATGATCGAGACAAGCCTCGACTCGAAACTCGTCCTCGCCGACATGGACAACATTCAACCCCTGGAACTCGTCGTCGAGAAGGAGAGCGCGGAGGAAGCCGCCCCCGGCCTCGCGATCAGCGAGGAAGTGAACCAGGAGGCGCCGGTCGTGAAAATGGTCGACTCGATCCTCCTCAAGGCCGTACGAAAAAAATCAAGCGATATACATTTTGAAGTTTACGAATCGCAATTGAAGGTGAAATTTCGCATCGACGGCGTGCTGCACGAGATCTTTTCAGACGTCGAGCCGCGTCAGCGGGCCCCGATCATCTCGCGGCTCAAGGTCATGGCGCAGCTCGACATCGCCGAGAAGCGCATTCCGCAGGACGGGCGTTTCAAGCTGAAAATCGACGACAGGGCCGTCGACTTCCGCGTCTCGGTGCTTCCCTCGATTTTCGGGGAAACGGTGGTCCTTCGCATTCTCGACAAATCCTCGCTGGGCCTGGACATTCAGAAGGTCGGGCTCCAGGGGAACGATCTTCTGGCGTTCCAGCGCAACGTGAAAAAGCCGTATGGCATGGTGCTGGTAGCGGGGCCTACGGGCTCGGGCAAGACGACGACGCTGTATTCGGCCATCAAATACGTGAAGACGCCGGAAGATAAGTTCATCACGATCGAAGACCCCGTCGAATACCAGCTTCCCGATATCGTCCAGATTCCCGTGAACGAGAAGAAGGGGCTGACGTTCGGTTCCGGCCTCCGCTCGATCGTCCGACAGGACCCCGATGCGATCATGGTCGGCGAGATACGCGACCAGGAGACGGCGCAGATCGCGGTCAACGCGGCCCTGACGGGCCACCTGGTGATGAGCTCCATCCACGCGAACAACGTCATCGACGCGATATCGCGGCTGACGAACATGGGAATCGATCCCTACGAGTTCGTCAGTTCTTTCAATCTGATTCTCTCCCAGCGTCTTATCAGGCGCATCTGCCCGAACTGCAAGACGGACGACGACACGATCACCGACGAGATGAAGCGCCTCAACATCGATTTCGAGGAGCATGCGTCCACCGCCTTCAAGAAGGGCGCCGGCTGCCGATACTGCCACAAGACTGGCTACCAGGGCCGGTTCGGCATCTTCGAGGTTCTCGAGATGACGCCGCGCATCAAGCAGATGATCCTCTCGAAGGAGTCGCCCCTTCTCATCCGAAAAGCAGGCATCGAGCAGGGGATGGTCCCGCTCCGGCAGGCCGGATGGAAGCGTGTCGAAGCCGGCGACACGACGTTCGATGAAATGAACCGTGTGACGTTCGAGGAAGGGAACCTGTCATGAGACTGTTCACGCAATACACGGCAATAGACATCGGAACCGCTTCGATCAAGGCCGTCCAGCTGGAGCATACGAACGGCAACGCCGGATATCGCCCCGCCGCTCTCGTCTGCGAGCCCGTTCCGGACGGCATGATCGGAGGCGGCTTCACGAATCCGGTCATCGGCGCCATCGGAAAGTTCCGGGATCTTCTCAGGAACGTCTTCTCGAAAATCCGTCACGGCCGCCAGGGTTGTATCGTCGGCCTTCCCGACAGATGGGTGAAGCTCAACCTGCTCGACATGACGTTGAAACCGGGGGAAGGCGAGCTGCGGGAATTCCTCGAACACCGAATGAAACGCGACCTGAAAGTTTCGCCGGGCCTCGACGTCGCCGTAGACTTTCAACTGCTCTCGGCCGAGAAAATCCCCGAAGGCACATCGCACCGGTATCTCGTCGGCATGGTCAGCCGAAATCTTCTCGACACGCTGTCGGAAGTGCTCGCCGAGCTGAAGGTCCAGGTGATGGCGTTCGACACATCGTCGCTCGGCGTCTACAACGTGTTCGAAGGCCTTCACCCCGAGAACGCGATCGACCGCCACATCATGATGTGCCACGTCGGACACGAGACGACCGTCGTGAAATGTTTTCAGAACGGTATCCTCCGATACGAGCGGGTCATCGAGGTCGCCGGCGCGGAGTTTACGCATCATTGCATGGATATTCACCAATATACGATCCATGACGCCGAAGAGTTCATGAAAAGCACCGTCTTCTTCCCGGTCGACACGGCGGGGATCCTGGCGATGTATCCGAAGCGCAACGACATTGCGCGCATATTCGGGAACTGGCTCCGCGAGTTGAACGTCACGTTCCGGTTCTACCAGGAGAAGTTCAAGATTCAGAAGCTCCCGAGAGTCTATCTGACGGGGGGTTCGTGCCTGTTCGCGGGGCTGACCGAGTTTTTGAGCGATTACTTCGGCACGCCCGTCGAACGGTTCAACCCTCTCGCCCAGCTTCCCGGCGTCGGAACGATCGAGCCGTCCGTCCTCTCGCTCGGCCCGCGATACGCGCCCTGCATCGGACTCCTGGTTGAGTGAGGTGAATCGATGAGACATCTGCTGAACTTCGTTCCGACCGTGAAATACCGATCCGGCAGCAGCTTCATGTACAAGACGATCCTGAGCCTTCTCTACGTGGTTCCAACGATGATGACGGGGTACATGGGCTACCAGTATGCGAACACGAGCGAGATGATCGAACGGTTGAACGCCGCGTCGGACGTGCTCGAGAAGCATACCTCCGAGTTTCAGAAAACGCTTGCCGAATCGCGGCCCGATCTCGACGAGATCGATCAGATCAATCGGCGACTCGTCACCTACCACCACACGAACCAGACGCTCCGTTTCTCGTGGAACGATCTCTACAAAACCCTCGAAACCATTCTTCCGCAGGGCGTTCGACTTACCCGGATCCGCATCGTTCCGAAGAAACTCATCAAGATAGCGCTTACCGGAAACGCCCGAGAGCTCGGCGACGTGACGGCCCTGCTGAAGTCGCTCTACACGCTCGACCGGTTTGCGAACCCGAGACTTCTTCGCCACGCGAAACTTTCGGCGAAGGACGAGTCCGGCGTGACGTTCGATATGGATGTCGATTATCTGCCGCTTTCGGGGCAGGAGGGAGCGCAGCCATGATGAATCCGACAGAGATCAGGAAGCTCCGGGAAAAGGCCCCGCTGCCGGCTCTGATCACCCTGATCATGTATTTCGCCCCGTCCTTCGTTCTCATGCCGCATTTCGAGAATCTCGCGGTGACGGAGGCCTCGTTTGACGCGTCGCTGAAAACAGCAACCGAAGTACGGCAGCAGAAAGCGAGCGATGCGGTGCTGAAGGAGAAATACGCGAAACTTGCGAGCGAGGCCGCGGCGCTCGACGGCTGGCTTCCTCCGGAAAGCGATCTTCCGCTGCTGATCGACCGTATCAACGAAACGGCTTCACTGCTCGGCATCGAGATATCGTCGGTCCGGTATGAAATCGACCGGTCGCCGGCGACGACGCTCCCTCCCTGCGTTACGCTCCGGTTCGACCTCAATGCGGACTACGTCGGCATCAGGGCGTTCATGCAAGCGGTAAGGGGGATCCGTATGCCTCTTCTTCTGACTGAAGTGACGGCGAACGAGAACCGCAACTTCACGATCTCGATGATTCACCTGGTGAAGCCATGAATACGAACGCACAGCCCTTTCCCACAAAAACCCGTTCGGAAGTCATTGACACGTTCGCCCAGCAGCAACAGGAGATCCGGGTGCTGAAAGGGCTCCTCATCCTGCTGTTTCTGACGGCCGCCTACGAGTTCGGTCCAGGCATCGTCGCGGAATACGCGATTTCGGGCATCGAGATCCGCGAACCCGAACAGCAGACGGCCTCCAAACCGTTGCCGCCGAAGCGCGTTCAACGCGTGATCAACGAGCTGAACCGGCTCGAAACGTCCTTCCCGATCGTCCGCTCATCCATCAGGCCCGAAAAAGCGGCGCTCGAAGCCATCCGCGAAATTCAGCCGGCGAAGATGACCGCCTCGCAACGTGAAAAAATCCTCGTCGAGCATCTCGAAAAACTCTGGACGTTCTTCTCCCAGCCGACGTGGGAAGATGCTTCCCTCTTCGAGCCCGCAAAGAGGGAAATTCAGGCGATCATGATCCTGCTGAAACGCAAGCTTCCCGAAACCGCGGACCTGCCGCCTCTGCCTTCGGGTGACGTCCGGATCTCCTACATCGAGCTCGCGGGTCGCGATGTGTTTTCGTATGGAACGGAGGGCGGCGAGAAATGACGGGGCATACCTCGACGAGAAAATCGTCCGCCGGCGGGTTCACGCTCATCGAGCTGATCGTCGTCATCTCGATCATCGGGATTCTCGTCAGCATCTCCTCGACACGGAACAGCCTGGCGTTCGAACGTTCGAAGGACGCCGCCGTAATGGTCCAGCTCAATCATATTCGTACAGCTATACATCAATTCGCGCTTGATCACGACGGGCGTTTTCCCGATCGCATCGAGGCTCTTTCCCCAACATATCTGCCCCGGCCCGTACTGAACTGGACCGGAAGCCGGGCGTCGGGGATCATCTCGTTCGACGCCGTGACGGGCTGCGTTCGCCTACACGGCTCTTCGGGCCAGTCGCCGGAGAATACACCTGACAGCAGGGGCAGGCCGTATGCGGAATACTGATTCGCGACGGGGGCTCACGCTCATCGAATTGATGGTCTGCACCGTGATCATCGGCATTCTCGCCGGAACGGCCCTTCCGCTTTCTCGGAATTTCGTCAGGAGCAAGAAGGAGGAAGCCCTGAAAGAGCGGCTTCGCGATTTGCGACAGGCGATCGACCGGTATCATGACGTGATGCTGAAGAGAAATCCCGGAGCTTCCCAGGACGCCCTGTATCCGGTAAAGCTCGAAGATCTGACGCAGGCGCGCGTGCTCAGACGCATCCCGCTCGATCCCTTCCTGGGCCGGCCGGAATGGGGAACCCGTTCGACGACGGACGATGCCGATACCCCGTTCACCGACGGCCGCAATATCTTCGATGTGCGATCCCTGGCGACGGCCACGGCTTTCGACGGAACGCCATACTCGACCTGGTGACGAAAAAACTGATATCCAATTTTTTATCAATTTCCGTACGAAGTTTTGTCACCCCTGTGCAATTATCGCGTCGCTCCCCGCTCGAAAGCAGGGCCCTTCACAAACGCTGATCCGATGCCGTTTCCATGGCATCCACATGATGCGGCGAGGTGCCCTTTTTCGAGTTGGCACGCCTTATGCACTATGCGGATTGCGGTTTTCAAACGACCTTTTGGGGCCGCAGTTCGAAGAGAGCATGGGATGCTCCGGAGTGACATATGAAATCGATTCTGAACATTGCACGATACATCGTTCTCATCGTATCTCTCGCCCTCATCCCCGCGGGAATCGCCGGAGCCTCCGATGATATCGCGGAAGCTGGCATGCCGAACGAAGACATCGAACCCATCGGCGTTCAGACGCATCGCTTCGTCGATCACGACGGCGAAGTGAAGCTCACGGTCGAATGGCTGCGCAGGCCCGGCGAGTTCGCCGTCACGATCGATTATTTCGGGTATCTCACCCAGGAAGGCAGGGTGAACTGCTACCTCGAACTCAACGGCACCCGGCGCGAATTCATTACGCTCCGCGAGAGCGCTTCGGACAGGCACCAGCGGATCAGGATCCTCTCGTTCCACCCGACGGTCACGCGCGGCAGCTCGCGCGGCCTGAAGAAGCTGACGCCCGAGGAAGTCGTCGATTACCTGCTCTTCACGAACGCCCCGTATTATCCGCAGTTCGGCAACGTGAACGTCGAGATGAAGTTCTTCTCCCACGGCCGCTGGGACGGGGACGGCAACAACAATAACGAAAACTACAGAATCAGTTTTCCCTGCCCGATCAAAGTTCAGGCCGAAGACCATTTCTGACGCCCCCGATAACGCCGCGCCCCTTTCGAGAAGCGGCAGTTGAGGCACACATTACTACTCGTCAAGTAACACGACAATCACCCGCATACTCGATACCGTTCGTGCCGAGCTTGTCGAAGCACGAATGCACTCGCCCTTCGACAGGCTCAGGGCGAACCTTGGAAGCAATGGGCGATCGCCGGTTCGTGCTTCGATACCTCAGCACGAACGAAGCCAGCAAATTGGCTTTCGATGAGAGAAGACAATACCATATGAGACGCGCAGCGAGGAGCCGGTAGGTTACATAAAGGAACGACCCGTCAGAGAATGTCTGGCGGGCCGACTGCGGGGTTCCTTCGTTTCAGCGGGGCGGGAGCGGAAGTCCGGGAACGCTTCTGGGATTCACGTACGAACCGTTTCTCTTGATCGCGAGATGCAGGTGGGCCCCGGTCGTCCATTCACCGGTGTTGTCCGAACGTGCGATTTCCTGCCCGTTGCTCACGCGCTGGCCGACAGAGACGGAATAACTCTGGAGATGGCACATAAAGGATTCATAGCCGTTGTCGTAGCGAACCTTCACGAACCGTCCGCCGCCGGATTCATACCCGGCCGCCGTCACGACGCCGTTGCCCAAGGCGTTGAGGCGGGTTCCGGTCGGAACGGGGAGATCGATGCCATAGTGATAGCTATGTCCGAACAGGTCGCGCGGCCCGTATTCGGAGGAAGTGCGGGAAGGCATCGGCGAGCAGGGGGCCGCCCCGAACGCCCCGCCGGCCGACGGCGGGGTGCCAGCGGACGAACCGCCGTCGACGGGGGTCTTGCCGGCGGCTTTCTTCGGCGTCGAAACGTAGTTGGCATGCACGTATCCGTATTTCGAGCCGACCTTGATCTTGTACCAGTCGCCGCTCGTGCCGACGATCGCGACCTTGTCGCCGTCGCGGAGCGAGCCGATGATGCGGCCCCAGGGGCCGTTGCGGATGTTGAGACTCGAATTGACGACGACGGTGCCGGTCATCTCCTCCGTGGAGTTCGAACTTGTCTGGGCGTCTCCCGGCAGCTTGAGCGTCCAGCCTGCGTAAATCAAGCTCGGGTTCTTCTTGAGGGAAGGATAGCGTTCGGAATTTATATCGACGAGTTCCATATACCGGTCGCCGTCCCCCAGAAGACGTTCGGCGATCTTGTAGAGAGAGTCGCCCGACCTGACGGTGTATGTTTTCGACGATGCCTCGCTTCCGCCGCCCGCGTTCGCAGGCACGACCCGTCCGTCTATCACAACGGTGCCAGCGTCATCACCAACCTTGACGTCCGTTCCGGTGAAGGGCGTCTCACCGAACGTCGTCACGGAAAGGGCAACGGCACAAACTGCTGACAGAAGCGCAATACTCTGTTTCTTCATGCGGCACCTCGGTAGATGATAGTCCGATCAACAATACGGAGTTTCGGCAAATTTGTTTCCAAAAAAAGAGAAAACGTTCCCGAGCGGTCGGCGGGGAACGCTTTCGCCTGTTTCACAGGCCGTCACGGCAGATCGTAGGAGATCGGGATCCAGGACGTTCCGTCGCTTCTGAAGCCGAACAGCACGCCGTCCGGCGTGACCGTCAGATGACGGACCATGTCGGGGGCAAGGAAGGGAATCATCAGCAGATCGGCCTGGGCAAGCACCTTCCCGTCGCCGGCAAGCCGCAGAACGCGGTGGCGGTGCACGACGCCGTTTTCGTCGCACGCAACCAACTCGAGATAGACATGGTTCTTCGCATCGGCACCGATCAGCTTCGCCGAAACGTAGCTAGCTTTTCGGTCCTCCGGAAGATCGAGCGGGAACTTCGCGAGCGTCACTTCCGCGACGGGCGATGCCGTCTCAGCCTTGACCAGTTCAGCATTCCGGTCGTCGAACTTCACCCCCAGAGGCTTGTCGTCTGCGCCGACGACGGGCGAGAGATGCGTCTGGCCGTCGTATTTCTCGATCAACTCGCCTTCGGGATTGAACCGGAGAAGGGACTGCATGACCGGGTTCGTGACGAGCAGGTTTCCCTTGCTGTCGACGCCGACTTCCCGCGAATCGGCGAGACCTTCGATCTGGACGAGAGAGACCCCCTTCGCGTCGACGCGGTCGACGACCCCGTCTGTTGAGTTGTACAGATAGAACCCGCCGTTGGGATTCACGGCCAGGTCGGTCATGTGAACGAAATTCTTCTCGCCGGATCCGGGGTAAGGCAAGGCTTCGAGGAGCTTTCCATTTCTGTCGAAATGTTTCAGTTTCTGGTTGACGGTGTCGAGGAGCCAGAACGAACCATCCGCGATCGGCCGGAACGCCGTCGGGGCGCCTTCCGTGCGGTGCTCGACGTCCTGGATGTCGCCGCCGACGCATGTGTCCGAGGTTCCATACGGAATCGAGCAGATATCCTTGTGCGCGACGGCCGACGAGGCAAGCGCCGCTTCATACTGCATGCCGTTGACCATCACAACGGAGAAGGGCTGGGCCGAAACGGCCGCCGGGAGCGAGAGGGCAGCAGCGAGCAGGGTACCGATCAGAATGTTTCTCATGTGTCTTTTCTCACTTTGGAGGAAGTTTGATGCCTGAAACGGAGCGAGGGTTCACCGATTTTCCGCTTCTGTCGTAGATCGTCATGTGGAGGTGAGCGCCAGTCGTCCACTGGCCGGTGTTGTCCGAGCGGGCGATCTGTTGGCCGGCCGAGACGCGCTGGCCGTTCGAGACGTTGTAACTCTGGAGGTGGCAGTAGAAGGACGTAAAGCCGTTGTCATACTTCACCTTCACGAATCGGCCGCCGCCCGATTCGTAGCCGCAGGCCACGACGGTGCCCGCGCCGAGTGAATTCAGGCGGGTCCCGGTCGGAACGGGGAGATCTATGCCGCTGTGGAACGAATGGCCGAACAGATTCCGGGGGCCGAATTCAGAACTGGCGCGGCCGGGCATGGGCGAGCAGGGAGCTGCGCCGAACCCGCCCGTGCCGGGTTTGGAGCCGGAATCGGGAGGTTTGCTGCCCGAGGAGGAAGAGATCGAGACGCCGGACGACCGGTTCGATGCGCGAGCCGTTGGTTCGGCGCCCTGATGCGCCTTGTGACCGGGTGCGCTGACGTAATACGAATGAATATAGGCATACCCGTTGCCATGTTTGATCTTGAACCAGTCGCCTTCCTTGGCGACGATCTGAACCTGGTTGCCGTTCCCGAGTTTACCGACGATCTTTCCCCAGGGCCCCGAGCGGACGTTCAGGCTGGTACCGACCTGTACAGTGCCGGTCTTCGTTCCGGCCGCCGGTCTGGAGACTGCGGTCCGGCCCTCGAGCTTCTTGATCAGCGCCTCGTATTGCTTCACGAGAGCCTCGAGACTGGAGATGGTTTTTTCCATCTGTTCCGCCGTGACGCCCGAAGCGGCGGCGCCGGTCCCCGCTCCCTTGGCAGCGGCGGCGCTATCTGAATCGGTGATCGCGTGGTCCTGCAATGTCGCCAGCGGGTCTTCGGCATGAAGATGCGCTGGCAACAGGCCACAGATGAGAACAACGCAGGTTATCAGGAGCGGAGCAACATGGTTCCTGACCATACACGGCCTCCCTGACGATGAGTTTCATGATATACATTTCCGCCCCGAGGCTCAAGGTTACACCTTCTTGTTCATCCAGGGAAGATCGTCGATCCGGTCGTCCGTGAGACCGCGAATGGTCTCCAGAAGCGGGGTGGAAAACAGCATCCGCCTGACGGCCAGCTCGGAGCGGGCAATCGCAAGCGCCTGCCGGCGTCGGGCGCGTTCCCGGGCGAACGATCTTCTGCGCAAAGCGGACGTCTCGCGGGCAATCCCATCGCAAACGCTCCTGACCAGACGAAAGTCCGGCATGGCGCCGCTGACGATCTCCCCGGTAAGACGGACGAGAGCGAGACTGCCGGCGAGATCGATTTTCAGGGTTTCGCCCGCCAGCGACTCCACCGTCTCGGGAAGTGCGGAGGTCGGCATCCCGAGGCGCTTCCACTCGTCGATCCGTCGTTGGAGCCGGCCAACGAGATCGCGAACCGCGGCATCGCCGATCCGGAAGGGCTGCGGGGGCTGCGGGGGTTCTTCCTGAAGCTCCTGGCCGGCAAGGAGGTGAGAGGCTTCAACCTCCTCCTGGAGCCGTTTGAGGAATTCCAGGAGGCGCCTCTTCCGGTAGCCGGCGATCATCTGCGGCGCGGAGGCGTTCATGGCGGAAAGCCACACCGAAAACTCCCTGATCCCCTCGATGCACGATGGGTCGGGCGGGCAGGCGGTGATGAAGAGCCGATGGTCGTTCGTGTCGCCGAGATGCTGGAGCCAGCCGGAAATCACGTCGCTTCGCTCCGCCGGCTCAATCTCGTCGACTCTATTCAGCACCAGGATCAGCGACTGCCAGGGTTTTGCGAGCCGCGTCCGGGAAGCGGCGTTCGAGGCCGCCGCGAACTGCGTCGCGTTGTCGATCCAGACGACAATGTCCGCTTCGGCGATCGCGGTTTCGGAACAGGTCTGGTGACGAACCAGGCGTGCGTTCAGCCCGGGCAGGTCGAGAATGCGGAGATGGGTGATCGTCGACAGACGGACGAAGAGAAGCATCCGTTCGAAACCGGAAAGCCGCACATCTGTTCCGCCATGCGATTCCGCGAGAAGGGCGCGGAGGTCCTGGAGGGGGCGTGGAGTCACGATGCCGCCCTCCCTGACGCCGATCAGGGACTCGATATCGGCATACTCGATCGCGCACGGGATGCGCGTCGTGGGGAGAACGCCGGTCGGCAGGAGAGGGCGCTGGAGCAGGGCATTGACGATCGAGGATTTCCCCGCGTTGAACTCCCCCATGAATGCGATGGTGAGCGGGTTCCCGGCCGTCGCCACGATGCTGTTCCAGGCTTCGGCGAGCGCGGTTCGCCGTTCTTCGGGGACGATCTGAAGGGATTTTCCGACGACGGCGGAAATTCCCGCCCAGCGGAGGTTCGAGAGGGCGGCCGGAATTTTGTTCCTCAGTTCGTCGAGACGAAGCCGCA
Above is a window of Candidatus Ozemobacteraceae bacterium DNA encoding:
- a CDS encoding type II secretion system protein: MTGHTSTRKSSAGGFTLIELIVVISIIGILVSISSTRNSLAFERSKDAAVMVQLNHIRTAIHQFALDHDGRFPDRIEALSPTYLPRPVLNWTGSRASGIISFDAVTGCVRLHGSSGQSPENTPDSRGRPYAEY
- a CDS encoding M23 family metallopeptidase, which codes for MKKQSIALLSAVCAVALSVTTFGETPFTGTDVKVGDDAGTVVIDGRVVPANAGGGSEASSKTYTVRSGDSLYKIAERLLGDGDRYMELVDINSERYPSLKKNPSLIYAGWTLKLPGDAQTSSNSTEEMTGTVVVNSSLNIRNGPWGRIIGSLRDGDKVAIVGTSGDWYKIKVGSKYGYVHANYVSTPKKAAGKTPVDGGSSAGTPPSAGGAFGAAPCSPMPSRTSSEYGPRDLFGHSYHYGIDLPVPTGTRLNALGNGVVTAAGYESGGGRFVKVRYDNGYESFMCHLQSYSVSVGQRVSNGQEIARSDNTGEWTTGAHLHLAIKRNGSYVNPRSVPGLPLPPR
- a CDS encoding peptidoglycan DD-metalloendopeptidase family protein gives rise to the protein MVRNHVAPLLITCVVLICGLLPAHLHAEDPLATLQDHAITDSDSAAAAKGAGTGAAASGVTAEQMEKTISSLEALVKQYEALIKKLEGRTAVSRPAAGTKTGTVQVGTSLNVRSGPWGKIVGKLGNGNQVQIVAKEGDWFKIKHGNGYAYIHSYYVSAPGHKAHQGAEPTARASNRSSGVSISSSSGSKPPDSGSKPGTGGFGAAPCSPMPGRASSEFGPRNLFGHSFHSGIDLPVPTGTRLNSLGAGTVVACGYESGGGRFVKVKYDNGFTSFYCHLQSYNVSNGQRVSAGQQIARSDNTGQWTTGAHLHMTIYDRSGKSVNPRSVSGIKLPPK
- a CDS encoding type II secretion system protein: MRNTDSRRGLTLIELMVCTVIIGILAGTALPLSRNFVRSKKEEALKERLRDLRQAIDRYHDVMLKRNPGASQDALYPVKLEDLTQARVLRRIPLDPFLGRPEWGTRSTTDDADTPFTDGRNIFDVRSLATATAFDGTPYSTW